The DNA region AAGAGTGAGTCTATGGTTATGTCAGGACGAATGGCAGAACAGTATCCAAAATCTTTTAGGTCTGTTATTGTTGTGTTGCTCCATTTTCCAGTCATGTATATGAGAACAATGATATTTATAAGCATATACAGAATCCAGCTCAGGTGTATGGAGGATCCAATGTACCTGGGAGCTTTCACTTTAAGTCCTGCCCATCTAGAGTCCTTCGGGCTGATGGTGATGACCTGGAAGACACTCAGGAGACACATGGTTACAATGGacacacccctgcccacccttAAAACATAGAAAAGCAGTTTGCATTTAATATTGCCAagggaaaatttgaaaatgaaagctGCCATTGTCTGGGGAACTCCTTTACACAGGAGGGTTAACAAGTTGCCCACAATCAAGTGCTGAATCATCAAGTCTGTGGGTCTTACCCTGCACCCAGGGAAGTAAAGGACCAGGTaatggaggagaagagaggaattgCCCAGAGCTCCAACCACAGTCTGTGCCAGGAAGATGATGCCTACAGCCACATCACTGGCTGCCATCCTGCCAGGTCCCTGCTGTCCCATCTAGAGGGTCCTGCAGAAAGAGGAAGCCTGGGCTGCACATGTCCTTTCAACCAAAACCCATCATTGCCCACTCTCCTGAGGTTCCACTGTGAAAATCTACTTAAAGTTTTTCGTTTACTAGGCTATTTCTAAATGAtgtctatacatttttaaaacatgaatgatGCACCCTTTGCTGCTATGTAGGGAACACATGTGGTGAGACTTCATGAATCTTCAGAACCTAGGCTAGGTACTGAGATGACTTTCTATAATGACCAGGAACTTGAAccttcagtggttaagtgtctatCCAAATTCAAATTCTGATTAGGGACATGGAAAGCTCTTGCAATTGGCTGAGTGGAAACAGATTTCAGTGAACCACCATCCTAAAGGCTTTTTATCTCTGTTCTTCAAACAATCCAGTTCTATATTTACGTTTGTTTTTCAACATTCCTGTTATATGCTAAATtaatagtattttataatttcttattgtAATATGTTTTGATGCTTACAATGACTATAGAATACTATACACCAATATCTATTATTAGGAAATACTTAGATATTTTAATATCTGCAGATGCACTGAGGGAACTAAAGCACTGCAGACAGCTGCCATGTGGTGATTTACGTGCAATAGGCAGAACTGACTCTCCATCAGGGCGGCTATCCCGTGAGTCACATGGCTGTGTGTTAGGAATAAAGAGCAACAGCACCTATCACAGGAATTTGTGACAACCTCATGCCATGCCAAGCTTCAGGACACAAGGCACCAATACCCGATAAGAGAGTGTAGAGTAGAAACAAAATGTTACTGATTTCAGATGATACATGTATGGGTTAGTTAACACCCGAGTTAAGCAAAACTGTTAGCAAAGAGCAAGATTGGTGAGTGATATTACACTATGCAATGTGGCCAAGGTACAGACTGAAGCCTTGTGCTTTTAAAAACtgcaataattaatttttaatttagagatcaAATTAGTAGATTAATTCTTTAGCACAGTTTTATGTTCATGTAAAACTGAGCAGAAGGTTAAGAGATCTTCCATGTGCCCCCACCAAAATGCAGGTCTGCTCCATGGTCATACCCTAAACCATGGTGCATTAGATACCATGCAGAGAATGTTTTTAAACAGAAGCAGGGTGATATGCATCTAGCAGATATGCTGGAATACCCATGATAATCTACCTCCTTTTTCATACACGTTGCTTACCAGGCTAAGATGTAAGTAGCCTCACCATTACCATAGAGCACTGATGGTTTCAGGACTGTCCCCATTAACTGGACCATGCCCAgagtcacagaaaacattcagctcaAGTATCACCATCAATCACTTCCCACACAGGGCTAGAGGATTCCTGTGAACTTTCTACTCCATACAACAGGCTGGGAGAGACTCTTGGTCCATCTCTAGAATCCAGGCTAGGATTCTTATCATGGAGGCTGAACAGGAGACTGATTTTAAAACAATCTCCTTCTGCACCTTGAGAATCAGTTTTCAGTTTTACTTGGATTAAACCACACCAATCACTGTCAGTGAGGATCACATTAATTAAATTAGGAGCCATAAGTAAGGAACTGGGGCTGAGGTTGGAAACccatttatattttctgtcttcagtCCGTTCTTCAGCAACTGTTCTACTTTCTCGGTGGCTCTGAAATGCTATTGGATTCAATCCAGAGTTCCCTGTTTTTACGTGATCACTTACCCAGACTCCTGAGATGGTCTTTTCTCCCAGATGCTGCTCTCACGCTGCTATTGCCTTACTCACCAGGCTTTCTCTTTACCAGGATGGTGACCCCAGTGCAGAGGCCTCTGTGAATAAGACACCTATTGCAAGGAGGCTGCCAGCTTTTGAGATATGGGTCTCAGACTCTGtgacctcccctcccctcagacCTGCTGTCGTCACTGTGCCTCTAGTAGCAATGGACATACAGGTTTGGGAATTTGAGGACACTGCTGAAAACTGTCTTCCCAAGGGACACTtaccaaaaacaattaaaagtttTCTCATAACCTGTCTTAAGGGAATCCAGAGTGTTTGGAGAGGCCCTTTCTAATCCACGGTCCCTGAAGGTGGAGAGGATCTCACGTGGAAGGGGCAGGACACTGACCTCTGTCATGTGAAGGACTGGCAGTGAGCTGTGCATATCCTGTTGGATTCCTTGCTTCCCTGAGAAGTTTTCTACCCCAAACCAAGTGACATCCTGTGCTTCATTTCCCTGAGTGGCACCATCATTGAAGGTATTAGCAGAGAAATGGAATGAGTGAAAGTACCTGGGACGGGTTTTCAAAGATTCACAAGTAAAAACAGAACATGATGCTGATACTTCACCTAGGACATTATTGGACGCTTCTACACAAAAAACAAGTCAAGTTATTTGGACTCACTTGCATAATTTAATGACTGTATCTAAATTATttagcaaaatataattttacccCCATTGGCCCCTATTGGTGACAGGAAGGAGACAGATCAACACCCAAAGCAGAAACAGAGAAGCTTGAGAAGTGTTCCACATACATAAAACCCCAGGGTAAGATTGTTTAGTAGGATGTTTATATAGATCAGACGAGCAGTCCTAGTTACTTAAGAACATCAAAttgagctgagtgtggtggtgcaggcctgtgaccccagtgcctcacaaggctgaggcagtaggatcttgagttcaaagccagcctccatcaaattgaagcactaagcaactcagtaagaatctgtctctaaataaaatacaaaatagggctggtgatatagctctgtggctgagtacccctgagttcaatccccaggaccccccagaaaataaaatagttacctttaaaaattgtgcaccattttTTATGTGCAGGATTTTCAGTAATTAGTGCTTTGTTGCTCTGGTAAGAAACAGAAAGTATTAGTTGTAATTGactctgtcttttatttattttattctaattagtcataaatgacagcagaatccattacacttcatattacatatgtagagcacaatttttcatatctctggttgtataaaaagtatagtcacaccattcatctcttcatacatgtgcttagggtaatgatgtccatctcattccaccatattttctacccccatgcccctccgTTTCCCTCTGatccttttgccctatctagagtttatctattccccCCAAGCTCCCCAGTTACCTGCATTATAAATCAGCaacattatatcagagaaaacgttcagTATTTGGTTTTtggagggattggctaacttcacttagcattatattctccaactccatcgatttacctgcaaatgccatgattgtattcttttttttccattttttttaaagagagagagagagagagagagagagagagagagagagagagagagaatttttaatatttattttttagttctcggcggacacaacatctttgttggtatgtggtgctgaggatcgaacccgggccgtacacatgccaggcgagcgcgctaccgcttgagccacatccccagccccatgattttattctcttttaattctgagtaatattccattgtgtatatatgccaaagtttttctatccattcatctattgaagggcatatgggttggttccacaatttagttattgtgaaatgtgttgctataaacattgatgtgactgaatctctgtagtatgctgtttttaagacctttggatataaactgaggagtaggatagctgggtcaaatggtggttccatttcaagttttctaaagattcttcatactgctttccatattgactgagccaatttgcagtcccaccagcaatgtatgagtgtaactttttccctacatcctcgccaacacttattgttgtttgcattcttgataactgctattctgactggagtgagatgaaatcttagagtagatttgatttgcatttctctaattgctagagatgctaaacatatatatatgtatacacacacacacacacacacacacacacacacacatatatatttcttctgagaagtgtctgttcagttccttggcccatttattgattgggttatttgtgttaaggtttttgagtgatttatatatcctagagattagtgctgtatctgatatgcttgtggtaaagatttgtttctcttctgtaggctctctattcacctcactgattgtttcttttactgagaagaaactatttagtttgaatcaatcgcatttattgatttttggttttaattcttgcactataggagtcttattaaggaagttggggcctaatctgacatgatggagatttgggcctactttttcttccattaggcacagagtctcttgtttaattcctaggttcttgatccactttgagttgagttttgtgcatgatgagaatTAGAGGTTTAATTGCATTTCGTTACATgtggattcccagttttctaacCACCTTTTgtttaagaggctatcttttctccaatatatgtttttggtgcctttgtctaatataaggtaactgTGGTTATGTGGGTtagcctctgtgtcttctattctgtaccattggtctacagtaTATTCGGGTGCTGAtatcatgtcatttttgttactattgctctatagtataatttaaggtctggaatagtaatgccaccagcttcactcttcttgctagggattgatttagctattctgggtttctgatttttccagatgaatttcatgattgttttttctacttctatgaggaatttcattgggattttcactgagattgctttgaatctgtatagtgcttttggtagtatggtctttttgacaatataaattctgtctatccaagaacaagttagatctttccatcttctaatgtcttcgtTCATTTCTTTGTTTAGCATTTTTAGTtatcattgtagaggtttttcacctctaattgattccaagtattttttggattttattttgagtctaTTGGAAATGgcgtggttttcctagtttctcttttgaggatttgtcactgatatatggaaatgcctttgatttatggtgttgattttaaatcctgctactttgctgaattcatttattacctctagaagatttctggtaaaatgttttgggtcttctaggatagaatcatattgttggcagacagtgatattttaagttcttctttttctattcatatccctttaatttccttcatttgtctaattgctttggccagtgttttaagaactatgttaaatagaagtgatgaaaaagggcatcctgtcttgttccagtttttagagggaatgctttcaatttttcttcattgagAATGATTTTGGCCTGGGGCctagcatacatagcttttacaatgtggaGATATTctcctgatatccctagtttttctaatgttttgaatatgaaggggtgctgtatttgtccaatgttttctctgcatctcttaagatgatcatttgatttttatctttgagtgaTGAATTACATATATCGATTTCCATATTTtgagccaaccttgcatctctgggatgaaccctacttgattgtggtgcactatctttttgatgttttcatATTTGATTTGTCACAGATGTACTTGTCAACTATACCTTGGGGAAGCAGGGCAGTGGGGAAGACTCTATATCGTCTCCCCAGATCCTATAACCAGGCTAGGGCTGATTGCCTTCTGTTGGATTTCCCTAGGGTATGTCCTGAAATGCACACTCTGTTCCTCTTTTGCCAGGTCTGAAGAAGGGCCAGCTCTCTAGTGGAGAAGCTTCCACTCACTCTCCACTAGGGAGTGCTCAGAGAGGGAAGTGAGGCAGGTGGAGCATCTGGAGCGCTTGATGGGCAGATGGGGTGGCCCATGGACCAGGGACCCCATCAGCTGTGGGCAGACCTGTAGAGGAGCCCTCACAGTT from Urocitellus parryii isolate mUroPar1 chromosome 15, mUroPar1.hap1, whole genome shotgun sequence includes:
- the LOC113177381 gene encoding vomeronasal type-1 receptor 4-like; this translates as MAASDVAVGIIFLAQTVVGALGNSSLLLHYLVLYFPGCRVRPTDLMIQHLIVGNLLTLLCKGVPQTMAAFIFKFSLGNIKCKLLFYVLRVGRGVSIVTMCLLSVFQVITISPKDSRWAGLKVKAPRYIGSSIHLSWILYMLINIIVLIYMTGKWSNTTITDLKDFGYCSAIRPDITIDSLFAALVAFPEVLCVGLMLWASSSMVLILHRHKKRMQHVHKASAPRSSPESKATKTILLLVSTFVSLYTLSCIFQVCVTLLSNPSRFLVNTAAIVAGCFPAVSPFLLMSRYSSASRLCFACIKFF